The Peribacillus simplex genome contains the following window.
ATCGATTGGAGCTGAATCATTAGCTAATTCAGTTTCAGCCGTTTTTTCATTACCTGCATAGTCAATTGCCACTACCTGAACCTTTTCCCCTTTTACATCAGGTAGAGTGAATTGTTTCGCATTCGCTGGAAGCGGCTCTTCCATTATGGATGCTCCATCGACTTGTACATCGTAATAGGCAAGTCCTGAACCATTCAAATTATCCTTACCTTGGATGGTTAATACCTTACCTTTTTTCGAAATCTTGACTGTTGGCTTTACCGTATCGATTTTGATAGGCATTTTAAACGTCTGCCATTTTGCACCCTCGTAATCTATCATCGCTTTGATTTCAAAATAATAGACCCCATCCTTAGCGAGTGCATTATTGATTTTACCGTCCCATTTACGGGCTGGATTAATTGTGTATGCAGACCCTTTTCCACCATCATAATAGTCCTTTCGCACATTATTCTCCGTGCGAATTTTCCGGACTGATTTGTTCTCACCATTCAATATATTGAACTCTGCCTTTTTCGCATTCCTCAAGAATGATAGGACCGGCACGAAGTCATCCTGTGCTCCATCGCCATTGGGGGAAATCGCAATATTTTTGCCATTAAATGTTTTTCCTGCAGGGTCATAGCCAAGATAAGTGAAATCTTTCCCTGCTGTCGATACTCCTCCTGCCCTGCCATAGAAAGACTCTTTATCATATATAGTGCCATCCAGGATCGGCGCCTTGTCCCATTTCCCTTTAAACCCTACATACGGTACATGCAGTTCCGGATGAGTGTCAGCTGGATCCTTCAATGATATGAACCCTTCAACAAAATATCCATTTGGGAAGACCTTGTCAATGTCTACAAGAGTCTGAAGGTCATCTCCAAGCACCTTTGCATTGGATATGTCCACTTTCACTTCGAATGTAACCGATTTTTTTGCAGGTACGGTAATCTTATTTGTATTTCTATTATTGATTTTAATTGAAGCGTCCTTAATTTCCTGTGCTTCTAACTGGTTAGCGGAATAACCCAGTTGTCCCTGGATTGCATAGTCTGTTTGGATATTTCCTTTTACATCATATTTGACTGCTTTGTTGCTGAAGTTTTCAACCTTTAAAGTAAACGCGAACTTATTGCCGATCTCCTTCATTGCAACCTTCGCTTCTTTCGTGAATGCCTCCGTCACGACAGCTGGTGTGGACAATGCGGCTTGCAGCTGCATGACTCCAGCTCCTTGCCTGCGAGGCGAGTAAGGGTTATCCCAGTCAAGGGCCTTATTTACGACACCCTGATCCGTTAATGGTTTTGAAGTATTCATCATCAGGTTCTTAGCCAAATTTGCCCGGGCAAATCCATCTAATTTAAAGTCTTTATCCACTCTTTCAAGAACCAGTGCAGAGCCGCCGGAAACATGTGGTGCAGCCATCGAAGTACCGCTCATCATACCATATTCATCATTGTTCAACGTCGAATAAATTTGTCCGCCTGGAGCAGTGATTTCCGGTTTGAAGTCCAGGTTCGGTGCGACTCCCCATGAACTGAATGAGCTCATTTTTCCTGCTTCTGGATTTACAGCTTTTGTTTTATCACCATTAAAGGTAATCTTCACCTTTTCTCCATCCATTAAGGCCGTTTTCAGCTTTGCACCATCCGATTTCAACATAAACAGCTGCGGAATGGTGATGCTTGGATCTGTAGCCATGGAGATATATCCGTCAGCATTATTGAAAATAATCACGCCAGCCGCTCCTGCTGCCTGGGCATTTTGCGCTTTTTCTATAAAAGAAAGCGTGCCGCGCTCGATGAGGGCGAATTTTCCTTTTACATCCACTTTGGAAAGCTCCCCTGGCGTCCCAAGACCTGCAGCGACCAAGTCATATGTTTTATCCTTTAATGCATTGGGATGTACGCTTGAGGCCGACATGAACGGCGCTTTTCCTGCTTGCCCGTTTATATCATATGTCGCCGCATCCAAATCCATATAGTTATTCTCGACCGATGCAACTTGTACCGAATCATAAGCAAGTCCAGGTGAACCTGAAACTCCAATATCCGGGTTCGAGGCTGACGGGTTTGCAAATCCATTTCCAAAGTGAGCCGAGTTTCCTGCTGAAATCGACATGAGAATCCCATTATCAACAGCTCTAGATACCGCCTGCTGCTCAGGATCTTCTGCTGATACAAAACCTGCAGTGGAACCAAGGCTCATATTCAGCACATCTGCCCCAAGGATGATTGCATCGTCAATTGCCTTAATATATATATCGCCCCAAGTTGTTTGCATGGCGGGATCATTTCCGAAGACCTTCAATGCTAGCAGCTGGGCTTCAGGAGCAACCCCTTTAATGCCGCCATTCTCTTCATCCCCATTGGCGCCAGCGGTTCCTGCTACATGCATTCCATGCATGGAGGCCCCTTCACCAAGGTCAAGGATTTCTTCATTTTCATCCATGTAATTGTATCCATAAGGTACCTTCGCCGTATAATAGTTGCCTAATAGATGGCTAGATTCCTTTATTCCGCTAATTTCACTTTCAGTCAGTTCTGCCTTATTCTCATCGTTTAGGACCATATCACGGTGTGATGGGTCGATTCCAGTATCGATAATCCCGACGACCATCCCTTCGCCTTTATATCCATATTCCCGCCAAGCTTCCTGGGCTTGGACAAGTTCTTTACTATAAAGCATCTCGGGTTTTTCTACAGGACGTTCATATTCATTCGCTATATGTACCTCAGCAACTTCAGGCATGGCTTCCACCTTTTTGATTTCACCATACTGAAGTTCACCACTGAACCCATTGACGACTGTCGTAAAGCTTTCAAGTTCCTTGAAAGCTATTTTTTTCGCTTTCACCTTTTTTTTCAATTTCTTCTGGTTAGCCAGCTTTTCAGACTTTAATTGTTGTTTCTTACTTTTCGATAACTGTTTAAATAGCTTACCCTCTTTGGAAGCCATTTCTATCGCAGGCGCTTCCTTCATCTCTACGATGACCCTGACCTTCTCGTTACTTTTATAATTCTTTCCCATATCGTTTTTCTTCAACTTCAGGATATTCTGCTGATTTTTCTTCCCTTCACCAGAGCCGCTCGGTGAATTCGGAAGCTGGGCAGCGGAAACGCTTGCAGTAAACACTAATAGAAAGATTGCTAGAATGGACAAGCTACGTTTAATCAATGAACTTTTCCTCCTCTAAAATAATGAATATTTGGAATTTTCTTACTGAGTATAAAAGTATCACAACTTTTGGGGTGATTTTAAGAGATAATAGTCACTATTTTCCTATTTAGAACTAGGATATTGTCATTATTTTTCATATATTAATAGATTCACAAGATAATCGACAAAAAGATGGTGATGTTAAAAATAACATCACCCATTTACTTCTAGTTTTTCATTCTTGGATCCAAAGCATCGCGCAGTCCATCACCCATTAAGTTAAAGCCGAGGACAGTTAGCATAATCGCAAGACCAGGAAACAGCACCGTCCATGGTGCCTGAATGATAAATGACCTCGAATCGGCAAGCATTTTACCCCACTCTGGTGCCGGCGGTTGAGCACCGAGACCAAGGAACCCGAGTGCTGCACACTCAATGATGGCGGTGGCAATCGCCAAAGTACCTTGAACGATGATGGGTGCAAGGCTGTTCGGAAGGACGTGGTGAAGTAGAATCCTGCCATCCCCCATTCCTATTGCCTTGGCAGCTGTTACATATTCCTCTTCTTTCACCGTTAAAACTCTCGAACGTAAAAGCCTCCCGAATATCGGGATGTTGACAATGGCAATGGCAATGAGTGCATTGCGAAGAGAAGGCCCCAAAACGGCCACTACGGCAATGGCAAGCAATATACTTGGGAATGCCAGAATGATGTCAAAGACCCTCGATATGATTGTATCTATCCACTTACCGTAATACCCGGCAATGATTCCAAAAAAAGATCCAACCACGACAGACCCTGCCACAGATAAAAAGCCGACTCCTATTGATATGCGCGCGCCATAAATGACCCTGCTCAAAATATCACGGCCAAATTCATCCGTTCCAAACCAGTGTTCCGCAGACGGTGCCAAATGTTTGTCACTTAGCTTTTGCCCCTCAAATGAATAGGGTGCTATAAGCGGCGCGAAGATGGCGATTAAGATGAAAAATAAAACAATCCCCATACCAACAAGGGCTACCTTATTTTTCTTAAAGCTTTTCCATCCTTCCTTCCAGGGAGAGATGACTTTTTCCTCTGTTTCTTTAGGAGGAAGGATTGGCGATGTATTCGTTGCAATTTCAGGCATGAGTTTCCCTCCCTATTTATACTTAATCCTAGGATCGATCGCTGCATACAACAAGTCCACAACAAGATTAATCATGACAAACAAAAAGGCGATGACCAGAATTCCGGACTGTATGACCGGATAATCCCGGGATAGTATTGCATCATAAATATATGTACCGATACCTGGCCACCCAAAAATGTTTTCCGTTAAAATGGCGCCGCCTAAAAGTAATCCTGTCTGCAGACCGATAACCGTCACCACTGGAATTAATGCATTCTTGAAGGAGTGCTTGTAAACGACCCAAAACATTCTCATTCCCTTAGCACGGGCTGTACGGATGAAATCCGACCTCATAACCTCCAGCATGGACGAACGTGTCATCCTTGCAATGATGGCCATCGGAATGGTCGCAAGCGCAATTCCTGGCAAAATGAGATGTTTGATCACTTCAAAAAACTGATCCACCCTGCCAGCAATGAGTGTATCCATCAAATACAAGCCCGTTATGGCCGCAACGGGATCCCTGATATTATCCCGCCCTGTCGTCGGAAGTAAATCCCATTGAATTGAAATGATGTATTGCTCCATTAATCCCAGCCAGAATATAGGCATGGACAACCCAATCAATGCAATCACCATGGCTACATAATCAAACCATGAGTTTTGGAACCATGCTGATATTATCCCTGCATTTACACCAATGACCACTGCGATGATCATGGCGATCAATGCAAGCTCAATAGTGGCCATTAGGTATGGCCCGATTTCTTCGGAAACCGGACTATTCGTTTTTAACGATACACCCAGGTCACCCTTTAACAGGCCAGATAAATAATCCCAAAATTGAATGAACCAAGGTTTATCCAAACCGAGTTCCTTTGTCATTGCCGCAACTGCCTCTTTTGTTGCTTGCTGTCCTAAAATTACTTGTGCTGGATTTCCAGGGATCGCCCGAATCATCATGAATACAATAAATGCCATTCCGAGTAACACTGGAATGAGAGATCCTAAACGTCGTACGGTATAGGAAAACAAAACAATCACCCGCCTTTTAAATAAGGGTCCTTCGAAGCGCCCTCGATCATTTTGAAATGCATTCCATAACAAAACCGGGCAGCATGCATAAATCCATACTCCCCGATTCGTACGGTTAATTCTCTATAGACACGTTAACTAAAGATTGAGAACCGGTTGGATGCGGAACGAATCCTTTTATTGTCTTAGTTCCAGCAAGTTGTGGTAAAGAGTGTACAAGTGGAACCCATGGTGCTTCTTCATGAATGATTTCCTGAGCTTTTCCGTATAACTCATTACGCTTGGCTTCATCAGCAGTGGACTGAGCTTCGATCAATAGCTTATGGACTTCCTCGTTTGCATAACGGGCATAGTTGTTGGAGCCGATATTATCTTTATCCAATAATGTGTAAAGAAAGTTATCCGCATCTCCATTATCGCCTGTCCAGCCTAGCATGAAAGATTGAGCTTCACCAGCCTGCACTTTCTCTAAGTATGCAGCCCATTCATACGAAACGATATTTGCTTCAATGCCTACTTGTTTTAAGCTTGCTTGAATGGCTTCAGCCACTTTTTGACCATCTGGCATATATGGACGTGGTACCGGCATTGCCCAAAGGTCCATTTTGAACCCATCTTCTAGTCCAGCCTTTTTAAGTAATTCCTTAGCTTTTTCTACATCGTAGTCATAGTCTTCAATGTTGTCATTGTAGCCAGAAACAGATGGCGGCATTGGATTCTTGGCAGGCTCTGCTGTGCCTTCGTAAAAGTTATCAATGATTTCTTTTTTGTTGATTAGGTGAGAGATGGCTTGGCGTACCTCCTTTTTGTCGAATGGTGCTTTTTCAACATTGAATGCAAAGTAGCCGACATTCATGGATGGACGTTCGAATATTTGTAGTTTGTCATCCCCTGTTACTTTGCTTATATCACTTGGATTTAACCCGTCCATTAGATCAACTTCACCTTTGATTACAGCATTTAAACGAGCGGAGTTATCTTTAATGACTTTAAACGTGATTCCATCAAGCTTTGGCAGTCCATCTTGCCAATAATCATCATTTTTCACCACTTCAATCGTATCGCCTGGTTTCCATGATTTGAATTTGAATGGACCTGTTCCAGAAGGATTCTTACCGAAATTGTCTGCATCTTTTTCAAAGCCAGTTGGACTTGCTATGGCAAATGTAGGCATCGCAATGTTTTTCAAGAATGGTGCCTGCGGACGATTTAACGTGAATTCCACTGTATTATCATCAATGGCTTTTACCTCTTTGATAACATGACCTTCATCACCTTCAAAGCCGCCAAACATAGAGGCATAGTATGCAAATTTAGCTTCATCCTTACTTTGTGCCCAGCGCTGAAAGTTTTTAACAACTGCTTCTGCATTGAAATCCGAGCCATCATGGAACTTGATGCCGGTTTTCAATTTGAATGTATATGTCTTTGCGTCATCTGAAACTTTCCATGATTCTGCAAGACCTGGCTTTATTTCCGTATTATCTTCCCCGTATTTTACAAGTGTTTCAAAAACCTGCTGTGTGACGATAAATGATTCACCATCCGTTACTATAGCGGGATCTAGTGAAACTGCATCGCCGCCTTTACCGTAAATCAATACGCCCCCTTTTGCTTCATTTGATCCCCCTTTATCATCATCTTTCTCTTTTGATGTAGACGAGGAGCATCCTGCAAGTGCAAGTGAGAGCGCCAGGATAGTAGTCAACAATAAAGCCAATGTCTTCTTCATATTCTTCCCCCTTTATTTTTTTAAAAATTTATGTGTACGTTAAATGTCAATTGTATAAATGACAAGCAACGTAGTGACCGGGTTTATGCTCATGCAAGACAGGTTTTACTGATTTGCACTCTGCCATGGCCTGCGGGCATCTCGTATGGAAGGGACAACCGCTTGGCGGGTTAGATGGGCTTGGAACATCACCCTGCAGGATTACCCTATCCCCTTTGTATTCCACATCCGGGATGGGCACGGCTGATAGTAAAGCCTGCGTATATGGATGAAGCGGATCTTCATAAAGTCCTTCACTTTCCGTCAATTCAACGATATGTCCAAGATACATGACACCGACACGGTCGGAGATATGCCTCACCACTCCAAGATCATGGGCAATGAAAAGGTAAGTCAAATCAAAATCTTCCTGCAAATCCTGCAGGAGGTTCAAAACCTGGGCCTGAATCGACACATCCAGTGCAGATACCGGCTCATCGGCAATGATCAGCTTTGGGTTTACCGCAAGTGCCCTGGCGATGCCAATACGCTGCCGCTGGCCCCCACTGAATTGATGCGGATACCTTTTAGCATGGTAACTGCTTAAGCCAACAACCTTAAGAAGTTCCTGCACACGTGCCTTACGCGCCTTTTTATCTTTAACCCCATGAACGATGAGCGGTTCCTCCAATATTTTTTCAATAGTATGCCTGGGATTGAGGGAAGCGAATGGGTCCTGGAAGACCATCTGCATTTCACGGCGCATCTTTCTCATTTCACGGGAAGATAAAGCCGTCAGGTCCTTTCCTTCGAAATAAACATTCCCTTCACTCGGCTCAAGCAATCGAAGCAATAATCTTCCCGTCGTCGACTTTCCGCAACCGCTTTCACCGACAAGACCTAAGGTTTCCCCTTTATAAATGGAAAAAGACAAACCATCAACTGCCTTGACCTCTCCGATGGTCTTTCCGAGAACCCCTCCTTTGATTGGAAAATGCTTCTTTAGGTTTTCTACCTTAACCAATGTTTGATTCATGCAAGGCAGCTCCTTTCCCATCTTCATACAGCCAGCAGCGAACATGCCTGCCCTCATCAAATTTCAATAGAGACGGGGTCTCATTTATACATTGCTCCATGGCATGGGAGCACCGGGGGGCAAACTGGCACCCGAGGTTGCTTGTCCCAGGTTTTGGCACATTGCCCGGTATCGAGTAAAGGCGATCTTTCTTTATTCGCATATCGGGAATCGACTGAAGTAAACCGACCGTATAAGGATGTTTAGGGTTTTGGAAAATCGTTTGCACATTTCCTTCCTCTATCACCTTGCCGGCATACATGACAATGACACGTTCACACATTTGCGCCACAACGCCAAGATCATGGGTAATCATCATGATTGCCGTGTCTGTTTCTTTATTTAAATTCTTCATTAACTCTAGGATTTGTGCCTGGATCGTCACATCCAAAGCCGTTGTCGGTTCATCGGCTATAAGGAGTTTCGGCTCGCAAATCATGGCCATTGCTATCATGACCCTTTGTCTCATTCCACCCGAAAGCTGATGCGGATATTCTTTGAGCAATTCCTCGGCACGGCCAAGCCCAACCAGCTTCAACATTTCCACCGCTCTATGTCGGGCCTGTTTTTTGTTCCATTTTTTATGTATCCGAAGCGTCTCAACCAACTGCTCTCCAATAGTGAACACAGGATTCAAGCTTGTCATCGGTTCCTGAAATATCATCGCTATGTCATTCCCGCGAATCTTTCTCATTTTCGCTTCAGAGGCATTTGCGATATTCTCCCCTTTAAAGAGGATTTCTCCCTCCACCTTACCAGCAGGTGAAGAAACCAGACCCATGATGGATAAAGAAGTTACGCTTTTTCCGCATCCTGATTCTCCTACAATCCCTAAAACTTCACCAGGATTGACGTGAAAATCGATTGAATTTACGACAGGAATCACCCCATCGTCAGTACGAAAGCTGGTTCGCAGCCCATTCACCTTAATAATTGGTTCTTCCATCAAATCACTTCCTATATATAACTTTTTTCCCATTACATTATTTGGTTTATTATTGCATCAAAATTAAAATTTTACAATATATTTTCTAAAAATTCTAATTTAACAGAATAATTTTTTTATTTTTTATACACTCACATTTTGGCATAAAAAAAGACTGCTTATTTGCAGTCTATGAAAGAGGGGAATCAGAAAACTTGATTCCAAATGAGGGTAAATCGGAGTTTCCAGCGAGGAAAAAGCTATATTTGCTTTGGGGAAGTAAGGGATGAAAATGAACTAATACTACAGTCAAGCTTTAAGGAAGTTTTTTCGTCATCGGAATATTTTATGCTTTGTTCAAGTGCTGAAATTCGTTGCATTAATTTTTCATTATGTTCGTATAAATACTTGTTTTGTGTTTTCAGTTGAGTAAGCATCAAATTAATCTGTACTAATTCATATTCATTATTCGAAGTTTTCACATGGGTCTTCGCCACATGACGGATCAAATCACTTATGAGTTCTTCCATCCGCTTTTTCTCATGCATTGTCTAAAAGCGAGCTTGCTCCTGCCCGGAGGCAAGCTTTATATCCTTTACTCATGCTCGACCTCCACGTAAGACTATAAGCCAATATGTTCAAAATCCTTGGGTTTAATATCGTTTTGTTTAGATGCGATGAATTGAACCCTCTCGGCGACCACTTCAGTAACATATACATTTTTACCCTCTTGATTTTCGTATCTCCTTGTCTGTATTCTGCCTGTGATACCGATTAAGGCACCCTTTTTACAGTACTGAGCAGTATTTTCAGCAGACCTTTTCCATATGATGCACTGTACAAAGTCCGCCTCATATTCACCAACAGTATTACGGAAGTTCCGGTTGACTGCTAACGTTATATTGGAAACAGCCTTGCCGTCTGGTGTATATCTTAATTCGGGATCCTTCGTAAGCCTGCCGACGAGGGTAACTTGGTTAATCATTTTTTCACTCCTTCCTCTTTAATATGCTTTTATCATACTCGTTCTACCTTCGAATAAAAAATGAAGGAAATGGCATTATTCCACCCTTTTCCTTCTTAAAAAACCGTTTGAATTGATGTAAAATCAATTTTTTTCGATTAAAATCAAGTAATAAACGCATTGTTAACAAAATTTAATATTTTGCAAATTTTTATTCTATCCTGCATAATTTAGACAATTGCTGGGTTTTCATTTCATTAAGGGACTATCTTTTAGTATGATATAATTACCTTTAAAAGGATTAATCGACATGAACCATTCCAGATAAAATAAAATTCACGTTTAAGAAGGGGCTTTTATCACTCTTCTGGCAAGAAATGGAGGAATTAGATGAAATCATTTAAATTAATTTCGTTGCAAATTGTTACTGAGAATTTACAATTGATTGATATTGTATTAACAGATGGACTAATAATAAATAAAGAAAACGATGCTAGAACATGGTTACTGGAAGCCTTTGTAGAAGAAAAGCATTTCAAAGAGCTTGAACCCTCACTCCCCAATATAGACGGAGAGGTTTATATCCAGGCCGTCATTACCAAAAAGGACAATGAACCGGCATTGTTTCACACTGTTTTACGCACCATAAGAAAAGTAGGCAACCATTATAGCCTATTATTCCTTGGTCACATCCAAAAAACGCGTAGCAAATATGCTGAACTTCTTCTTGAAGATTTAGTCCAAAAAGGTCTCGTCGGCGATGAATTAATAAATGAGTACAAGCAAAAAATCCGTTCAAAGCCTAAATTAGCTACGAATAAATAACCCCCCCCTTTATTTCCCTAATCGAATATACACAAAAAAGACTGACTTAGACGAATAAGGATGATAATCCTCTTCTTAACTAAGCCAGTCTTTTTCAATCTGTGCTAATTACTTATTGTCGTCGTGTTTCTTGTCAATCAAGTCATTTGCATCATTATTGTCATTGTCATTGTCATTATCATTATCAATCACATCATTATTATCATCATTCATGTCGTTATTATCCGTGCCGTTGTTATCCTTTACACCATTTTTATCCTTATCTATGATGTTGTTATTATCTTCTGGTGCGGGTTTGTTGTCATTATCCTTATCATTCGTTCCACATCCAGCAAGGAACATAATAGATAATAAAGATCCCCCAATTAGT
Protein-coding sequences here:
- a CDS encoding S8 family serine peptidase: MIKRSLSILAIFLLVFTASVSAAQLPNSPSGSGEGKKNQQNILKLKKNDMGKNYKSNEKVRVIVEMKEAPAIEMASKEGKLFKQLSKSKKQQLKSEKLANQKKLKKKVKAKKIAFKELESFTTVVNGFSGELQYGEIKKVEAMPEVAEVHIANEYERPVEKPEMLYSKELVQAQEAWREYGYKGEGMVVGIIDTGIDPSHRDMVLNDENKAELTESEISGIKESSHLLGNYYTAKVPYGYNYMDENEEILDLGEGASMHGMHVAGTAGANGDEENGGIKGVAPEAQLLALKVFGNDPAMQTTWGDIYIKAIDDAIILGADVLNMSLGSTAGFVSAEDPEQQAVSRAVDNGILMSISAGNSAHFGNGFANPSASNPDIGVSGSPGLAYDSVQVASVENNYMDLDAATYDINGQAGKAPFMSASSVHPNALKDKTYDLVAAGLGTPGELSKVDVKGKFALIERGTLSFIEKAQNAQAAGAAGVIIFNNADGYISMATDPSITIPQLFMLKSDGAKLKTALMDGEKVKITFNGDKTKAVNPEAGKMSSFSSWGVAPNLDFKPEITAPGGQIYSTLNNDEYGMMSGTSMAAPHVSGGSALVLERVDKDFKLDGFARANLAKNLMMNTSKPLTDQGVVNKALDWDNPYSPRRQGAGVMQLQAALSTPAVVTEAFTKEAKVAMKEIGNKFAFTLKVENFSNKAVKYDVKGNIQTDYAIQGQLGYSANQLEAQEIKDASIKINNRNTNKITVPAKKSVTFEVKVDISNAKVLGDDLQTLVDIDKVFPNGYFVEGFISLKDPADTHPELHVPYVGFKGKWDKAPILDGTIYDKESFYGRAGGVSTAGKDFTYLGYDPAGKTFNGKNIAISPNGDGAQDDFVPVLSFLRNAKKAEFNILNGENKSVRKIRTENNVRKDYYDGGKGSAYTINPARKWDGKINNALAKDGVYYFEIKAMIDYEGAKWQTFKMPIKIDTVKPTVKISKKGKVLTIQGKDNLNGSGLAYYDVQVDGASIMEEPLPANAKQFTLPDVKGEKVQVVAIDYAGNEKTAETELANDSAPIDNHAPAVKIKSPEALSVNNKNKIKITGDIEEASEIKEFKIDDKTVPVTYNKTNNKYEFTYEKKFEDGVQNFTVKATDKWDNTVSFKRTIMVDATKPGLKVKGVPATVGVKGKNPKVDVTVEDNFDEIRLYLNGSEVFYNEFKEPYKMRAYKKKIEDLELPLKSGNNKFEFKVTDLAGNESKKSFNINKAKK
- a CDS encoding ABC transporter ATP-binding protein, which gives rise to MEEPIIKVNGLRTSFRTDDGVIPVVNSIDFHVNPGEVLGIVGESGCGKSVTSLSIMGLVSSPAGKVEGEILFKGENIANASEAKMRKIRGNDIAMIFQEPMTSLNPVFTIGEQLVETLRIHKKWNKKQARHRAVEMLKLVGLGRAEELLKEYPHQLSGGMRQRVMIAMAMICEPKLLIADEPTTALDVTIQAQILELMKNLNKETDTAIMMITHDLGVVAQMCERVIVMYAGKVIEEGNVQTIFQNPKHPYTVGLLQSIPDMRIKKDRLYSIPGNVPKPGTSNLGCQFAPRCSHAMEQCINETPSLLKFDEGRHVRCWLYEDGKGAALHESNIG
- a CDS encoding ABC transporter permease; the protein is MFSYTVRRLGSLIPVLLGMAFIVFMMIRAIPGNPAQVILGQQATKEAVAAMTKELGLDKPWFIQFWDYLSGLLKGDLGVSLKTNSPVSEEIGPYLMATIELALIAMIIAVVIGVNAGIISAWFQNSWFDYVAMVIALIGLSMPIFWLGLMEQYIISIQWDLLPTTGRDNIRDPVAAITGLYLMDTLIAGRVDQFFEVIKHLILPGIALATIPMAIIARMTRSSMLEVMRSDFIRTARAKGMRMFWVVYKHSFKNALIPVVTVIGLQTGLLLGGAILTENIFGWPGIGTYIYDAILSRDYPVIQSGILVIAFLFVMINLVVDLLYAAIDPRIKYK
- a CDS encoding ABC transporter substrate-binding protein, yielding MKKTLALLLTTILALSLALAGCSSSTSKEKDDDKGGSNEAKGGVLIYGKGGDAVSLDPAIVTDGESFIVTQQVFETLVKYGEDNTEIKPGLAESWKVSDDAKTYTFKLKTGIKFHDGSDFNAEAVVKNFQRWAQSKDEAKFAYYASMFGGFEGDEGHVIKEVKAIDDNTVEFTLNRPQAPFLKNIAMPTFAIASPTGFEKDADNFGKNPSGTGPFKFKSWKPGDTIEVVKNDDYWQDGLPKLDGITFKVIKDNSARLNAVIKGEVDLMDGLNPSDISKVTGDDKLQIFERPSMNVGYFAFNVEKAPFDKKEVRQAISHLINKKEIIDNFYEGTAEPAKNPMPPSVSGYNDNIEDYDYDVEKAKELLKKAGLEDGFKMDLWAMPVPRPYMPDGQKVAEAIQASLKQVGIEANIVSYEWAAYLEKVQAGEAQSFMLGWTGDNGDADNFLYTLLDKDNIGSNNYARYANEEVHKLLIEAQSTADEAKRNELYGKAQEIIHEEAPWVPLVHSLPQLAGTKTIKGFVPHPTGSQSLVNVSIEN
- a CDS encoding YwpF family protein; amino-acid sequence: MKSFKLISLQIVTENLQLIDIVLTDGLIINKENDARTWLLEAFVEEKHFKELEPSLPNIDGEVYIQAVITKKDNEPALFHTVLRTIRKVGNHYSLLFLGHIQKTRSKYAELLLEDLVQKGLVGDELINEYKQKIRSKPKLATNK
- a CDS encoding ABC transporter permease, giving the protein MPEIATNTSPILPPKETEEKVISPWKEGWKSFKKNKVALVGMGIVLFFILIAIFAPLIAPYSFEGQKLSDKHLAPSAEHWFGTDEFGRDILSRVIYGARISIGVGFLSVAGSVVVGSFFGIIAGYYGKWIDTIISRVFDIILAFPSILLAIAVVAVLGPSLRNALIAIAIVNIPIFGRLLRSRVLTVKEEEYVTAAKAIGMGDGRILLHHVLPNSLAPIIVQGTLAIATAIIECAALGFLGLGAQPPAPEWGKMLADSRSFIIQAPWTVLFPGLAIMLTVLGFNLMGDGLRDALDPRMKN
- a CDS encoding ABC transporter ATP-binding protein; amino-acid sequence: MNQTLVKVENLKKHFPIKGGVLGKTIGEVKAVDGLSFSIYKGETLGLVGESGCGKSTTGRLLLRLLEPSEGNVYFEGKDLTALSSREMRKMRREMQMVFQDPFASLNPRHTIEKILEEPLIVHGVKDKKARKARVQELLKVVGLSSYHAKRYPHQFSGGQRQRIGIARALAVNPKLIIADEPVSALDVSIQAQVLNLLQDLQEDFDLTYLFIAHDLGVVRHISDRVGVMYLGHIVELTESEGLYEDPLHPYTQALLSAVPIPDVEYKGDRVILQGDVPSPSNPPSGCPFHTRCPQAMAECKSVKPVLHEHKPGHYVACHLYN
- the ssb gene encoding single-stranded DNA-binding protein; its protein translation is MINQVTLVGRLTKDPELRYTPDGKAVSNITLAVNRNFRNTVGEYEADFVQCIIWKRSAENTAQYCKKGALIGITGRIQTRRYENQEGKNVYVTEVVAERVQFIASKQNDIKPKDFEHIGL